From the genome of Gloeocapsa sp. DLM2.Bin57:
AACTCTCGCACCGCAGAAACCATCGCTCAAGAAATTGGGGGAGAAGTAGTATTTATCGACCCGATTGCGCCTAATTGGTCAGAAAACCTGCTCAAAGTCTCTGAAACCTTCGCTAATACCCTGAAATAGCTAAATGACTCCAGTAATCACTCTTAATCAAGTTTCCGCGGGATATCAATCTACTACGGTGATTGAAAATATTAACCTAGTAGTTAACGAACTCGATTTTATTGGTTTGATTGGTCCTAATGGTGGAGGGAAAACAACTTTAATCAAGGTTTTGTTAGGATTAATTAAACCCCAAACAGGAAAAGTAACTATTCTCGATCGCCCTGTCACCGAGGGGAGAAAATATCTCGGTTATGTACCCCAATTATTAGAGTTTGACCGTGAGTTTCCCATTCGTGTAGAGGATGTAGTCAGAATGGGAAGACTTGGTAAGCGTCGTCTCTTTCAACCTTATAACGCTAAAGATGAGGAGATGGTTACTCGGAGTTTAGCACAGGTAGGCTTATTAGAACTGCGATCGCGTTCCATTGGACAACTTTCAGGGGGTGAACGTCAACGGGTTTATTTAGCGCGCGCTTTAGCTTCTGAACCCAGAATCTTACTTTTAGACGAACCGACAGCTAATGTAGATACCAAGGTACAAAATAGTATCTATGAGCTACTTAAACACCTTAACGAATTTATGACCATTATTCTAATTTCCCACGATTTAAGCGCAGTTTCTACCTATGTTAAAACCGTCGGTTGTCTCAACCGTCATCTTTTTTACCATCATGATAAACTAATCACAGCAGAGATGATTGAGCAAACCTATCAATGTCCTATTGATTTAATTGCTCATGGTATTCCCCATCGAGTTTTTCCTAAACATTCTCAATCTTAGATATTCTTATCTATAGCTAAAAAGGGTTGTCATCCTACTAAGACGATTGTTAAGACATCTTAGCAAATAACTTAGTAGGATATGCCGTTTTAAGATTTTTTCTTGAAGACAAATCTTCCTAAACCAGCTATTGTTAATGATCCCAATAGGAAAGCTAGAATTAATTCATAGTTTAAGCACAAAGAATTCTTTTAATAGAGATTATATCATGTCCGTTTAATTAGTTATAATAAATTTTCCTCCTGCCTCCTGCCCTGGAGCCTCCTGCCTTACCTCACTTTTATCGTAAGTATTCACCCGAACTTGATATTATTTAGATATTATCAAAATTTGTCATGATTTAATTAATTCTTTTAAGGTAGATGTTCCTGATAAAGAGATTAGAATTATCAA
Proteins encoded in this window:
- a CDS encoding metal ABC transporter ATP-binding protein, with the translated sequence MTPVITLNQVSAGYQSTTVIENINLVVNELDFIGLIGPNGGGKTTLIKVLLGLIKPQTGKVTILDRPVTEGRKYLGYVPQLLEFDREFPIRVEDVVRMGRLGKRRLFQPYNAKDEEMVTRSLAQVGLLELRSRSIGQLSGGERQRVYLARALASEPRILLLDEPTANVDTKVQNSIYELLKHLNEFMTIILISHDLSAVSTYVKTVGCLNRHLFYHHDKLITAEMIEQTYQCPIDLIAHGIPHRVFPKHSQS